Below is a genomic region from Candidatus Schekmanbacteria bacterium.
GTTTTCTTTGGCATTAACATTTTCTTCTATCTCCACCTGATGCAGTTTATCCATCTATTGTTTGCTTTCCTTCTCTACCGATTCCTTTTTGGTAACAATATCACCCTTATAAATCCAAACCTTAATCCCTATAACTCCGTAAGATGCTTTTGCCTCTGCAAAACCATAATCGATATCCGCTTTCAAAGTATGCAGGGGAACTCGTCCTTCTCTAAACCATTCCGTTCTAGCAATTTCTGCTCCGCCAAGACGCCCTGCACAACTTATTTTAATTCCTTGCGCACCATAACGAAGCGCTGAGGTAATACTTCTTTTCATTGCGCGCCTATACGAAACTCTTCTCAATATCTGCATAGCAATATTTTCAGCAACTAATTGGGCATCTATTTCAGCTTTCTTAATTTCATGAATATTAACTGTAACAATCTTTCCTGTTAACCGCCTAAGGTCATTCTTCAGCTTGTCAACTTCTTGACCTTTTCTTCCTATGACAATTCCGGGCCTTGCCGAATAGATATCGACCTTAAGATTATTCGATGCTCTTTCAAGCTCTATCTTGGAAACACCGGCTCTTTCAAGCCGTTTCTTGATAAAACTTCTAATCATAAGGTCATTATGCACATTTTTTGCATAATCCTTATCAGCATACCAACGGGAATCCCAATCTTTTGTTATTCCCAACCTAAATCCCAATGGATGAACTTTCTGGCCCAAACTTTATCCTCCCACGCTATTTTTCACCAAGCACAACTGTAATATGACTGCTTCTTTTCCTGACAATATCTGCTCTTCCAAAAGCTCGTGGATTAAGACGTTTCATATCAGGACCTTCATTTACGAAGGTTTCCTTAATATAGAGTTTGTCAGGGTCAATATCTATTTTCTTCGTCTCTGCATTATTCATTATATTGGCAACCCCTGACTTAATGAGCTTCTTGATAATTTCTGCTGATTTCTGAGGAGAAAACTCCAAAATGGAGAAAGCATCATTAACCATTTTGCCTCTTATCATATCAGCAACAAGACGAGCTTTTCTTGGTGCTACCCGCACAAAACGGGCTTTAACTTCAGCATTTATTTCATCTCTTATTGTTTTCTTTTTCTTAGCCATTTATTTCTTTCCTACCTTTGCCGCTTTTTCACTCTTTTTTCCTGCATGGCCTCTAAAAGTTCTTGTTGGCGCAAATTCGCCGAGTTTGTGGCCAACCATATTTTCAGTTATATAAACTGGAATAAACTTTTTTCCATTATGCACAGCAATAGTAAAGCCAACAAATTCGGGTATAATAGTACTCCTTCTCGACCATGTTTTTATTACTTTTTGGCCCCCTCGAGCTCCTGACAGCGATTCTATTTTCTTCAATAAATGCTTATCTACAAAAGGACCTTTAGATACTGAACGTGGCATAGATCTATTATTTCCTCCTCTTCACAATATATTTATCGCTTTGTTTGCTTTTAACAGTTTTATATCCCTTTGTAGGAACTCCCCATGGAGTGCATGGATGTCTGCCTCCCGATGTCCTTCCCTCTCCTCCTCCATGTGGATGGTCAACAGGATTCATTGCCACACCTCTGACATGAGGTCTTCTTCCTAACCATCTGTTTCTTCCTGCCTTTCCAAGCGAAACATTTTCCTGTTCAACATTGCCAATTTGACCTATCGTTGCCATACATTCTTTGCTAATCATTCTAATTTCACCTGATGGCATTTTTATCTGAGCATAGGGACCATCCTTTGCCAAAAGCTGGGCACCCATACCAGCACTTCTAACAAGTTGTCCTCCCTTTCCCGGCTTCATTTCAATATTATGAATAATGGAACCAGTTGGTATTCTTTTCAACTGCATTGCATTACCATCACGAATCTCTGCATCAGGACCACTGCACAATACATCGCCTACCTTTACCCCTGATGGACAAAGAATATATCTTTTTTCACCATCACTATAACAAAGCAGAGCTATCAAGGCTGTCCTGTTAGGATCATATTCTATAGAAGTTACCTTTGCTTTGATTCCTATCTTATCTCTTTTGAAATCGATGATTCTGTACTTTCTCTTATGGCCTCCACCTCTATGCCTTGCTGTAATTCTTCCATTGTTGTTGCGGCCACCAGTTTTTTTCAATGGGAGAAGAAGCGATTTTTCATGCTCTTTTTTAGTCAGCTCAGGAATAACGAGCCTTGTCTGAAATCTTCTTCCCGGTGATGTCGGTTTATATTTTAATACTGGCATCTATCTAATCCTCTTGTTATACACCTTCAAAAATTTCTATTTTATGTCCTTCCTTCAATGTCACCACAGCTTTTTTAGTGTCAGGCCTTTTTCCTTCATGCCGTCCAAATCTTTTCCTTTTGCCTTTGCGGCACTGGATATTGACCTTTTCCACAGACACATTGAAAATTGCTTCCACAGCACTTTTTATCTGAATCTTATTTGCTTTGCTGTGAACTAAAAATGTAACTTTATTTTGTGTATCCTTTTGAAGGTTGCTTTTTTCCGTTAAAATTGGATACCTTATTATCTCAAAATTGTTTAACTGCAATTTAATACCTCCTTGAGAAGGTCAACATCCTTTTGAAGTAATATCACCTTTTCATAGCGCAAAATATCATATGCGTTAGGATGCTTTAAATTCATAACCTTTACACCACTTATATTGCGTGCTGATTTCTCAACAATTTCATCTCTCTCTGCCAAAAGCAGTAATGCTGAACGATTTACTCCAAGTCTTTTTAAAATTGCATTCATCTCTCTCGTTTTGATTTCTTCCAAGCCAAAATTATCAACAACTATGAGATTTTCTTCTTCAATTTTGATTTTAAATGCATTCCTCAATGCAGATTTACGCATTTTTTTCGGTATCGTAAATGAATAATCTCTTGGAAGAGGTCCAAAAATCGTACCCCCTCCGATTCTGACAGGAGACCTCCTGGACCCGGCACGAGCCCTTCCTGTCCCTTTTTGCCTGTATAGCTTCTTTGTACTATAAGCAACAGCTCCTCTTGGTTTTGCATAAGCAGTGCCGCTTCTTTCACCTGCGAGCTTGCTTACTACACTTTGCTGAATGAGCTTCAATGCTTTTTCATTTCGGCTATCCTTATCTGAAAGGGGCAACTCAACCTTTCCTATTTCTTCATTTTTGTTGTTAACAATTTTGATCATAACTCGTTATCCAATCAATGTTTAATAGACTCTTTAATAAGTATTATTCCACCTTTTGGTCCCGGTACTGCACCTTTTATCAGAATAAGATTCTTCTCCGGTATAACCGACTGAATAGATAATCCCTGCACAGTTACCCTTCTATTGCCCATATGCCCCGGCATCTTTCTTCCTTTAACTGTCCTTGCCGGTTTCTTACATCCTATTGAACCAACAGCCCTATGAAATCTTGAACCATGTGTTGCAGGTCCACCGCTAAAATTATGTCTCTTAACAACACCTGCAAAGCCCTTCCCCTTGGATGTTCCTACTACATCAACACGCTCACCTTCTTTAAAAATATCTGCCTTAATTTGCTGACCTGATGAATAATCATTGATGTTTTCAATTC
It encodes:
- a CDS encoding 50S ribosomal protein L3, producing MKAIIGKKIGMTQVFSKEGEVIPVTAVSAGPCTVVQIKTLETDGYNSIQLGFGEKIKKPKKPIEGHFKKYNSEPMRVLREVRIENINDYSSGQQIKADIFKEGERVDVVGTSKGKGFAGVVKRHNFSGGPATHGSRFHRAVGSIGCKKPARTVKGRKMPGHMGNRRVTVQGLSIQSVIPEKNLILIKGAVPGPKGGIILIKESIKH
- a CDS encoding 50S ribosomal protein L22, whose protein sequence is MAKKKKTIRDEINAEVKARFVRVAPRKARLVADMIRGKMVNDAFSILEFSPQKSAEIIKKLIKSGVANIMNNAETKKIDIDPDKLYIKETFVNEGPDMKRLNPRAFGRADIVRKRSSHITVVLGEK
- a CDS encoding 50S ribosomal protein L4 — translated: MIKIVNNKNEEIGKVELPLSDKDSRNEKALKLIQQSVVSKLAGERSGTAYAKPRGAVAYSTKKLYRQKGTGRARAGSRRSPVRIGGGTIFGPLPRDYSFTIPKKMRKSALRNAFKIKIEEENLIVVDNFGLEEIKTREMNAILKRLGVNRSALLLLAERDEIVEKSARNISGVKVMNLKHPNAYDILRYEKVILLQKDVDLLKEVLNCS
- a CDS encoding 30S ribosomal protein S19 — its product is MPRSVSKGPFVDKHLLKKIESLSGARGGQKVIKTWSRRSTIIPEFVGFTIAVHNGKKFIPVYITENMVGHKLGEFAPTRTFRGHAGKKSEKAAKVGKK
- a CDS encoding 50S ribosomal protein L2, coding for MPVLKYKPTSPGRRFQTRLVIPELTKKEHEKSLLLPLKKTGGRNNNGRITARHRGGGHKRKYRIIDFKRDKIGIKAKVTSIEYDPNRTALIALLCYSDGEKRYILCPSGVKVGDVLCSGPDAEIRDGNAMQLKRIPTGSIIHNIEMKPGKGGQLVRSAGMGAQLLAKDGPYAQIKMPSGEIRMISKECMATIGQIGNVEQENVSLGKAGRNRWLGRRPHVRGVAMNPVDHPHGGGEGRTSGGRHPCTPWGVPTKGYKTVKSKQSDKYIVKRRK
- a CDS encoding 30S ribosomal protein S3, with product MGQKVHPLGFRLGITKDWDSRWYADKDYAKNVHNDLMIRSFIKKRLERAGVSKIELERASNNLKVDIYSARPGIVIGRKGQEVDKLKNDLRRLTGKIVTVNIHEIKKAEIDAQLVAENIAMQILRRVSYRRAMKRSITSALRYGAQGIKISCAGRLGGAEIARTEWFREGRVPLHTLKADIDYGFAEAKASYGVIGIKVWIYKGDIVTKKESVEKESKQ
- a CDS encoding 50S ribosomal protein L23 translates to MQLNNFEIIRYPILTEKSNLQKDTQNKVTFLVHSKANKIQIKSAVEAIFNVSVEKVNIQCRKGKRKRFGRHEGKRPDTKKAVVTLKEGHKIEIFEGV